In Cryptomeria japonica chromosome 5, Sugi_1.0, whole genome shotgun sequence, the genomic window CTAGTTTTTGTGAGTCGACTTGGTACATATTTCACATGACTAGTTGTTATTTCTTAGTATTTAATAGCATTCAAATGTATCATTTATACAcctaataatatataattaatatccAAAATTCTTACCCATTGAGAAGAGAACTATTCTAGGAACACTTCCTTTAGAGTATTGGAAGAAACCTAATTCTAGATCAAATCATTCTACGACATTTACATGATAGAAGAGTGCTAGACTCAATAATTTCCATGATTATTTAGCCAATCCAATTAAGGAGGCTAACTTGCGAAAATTTGGCCCTTGTGATTTAATAACTTAATGATGGTAATTTTCAATACGAATAGTCCTTGACAATTAGTGAAGATCATAGATCATGATGAAACACATCACATATATCCACTATTAGTAGGTCCATTTCTACGGGTTATAGGATTATAGATCACTTTTGTGTGTTAGTTTATCCTTGCTATGCTTGATGTTGATTTAAATGCACATGTATTTAATCTACAAAGATATGAAAGACTAATTTCACTTTGATGAGATTTATAGATAAAGAGTGCCATTTCCCAATACCTATGAAAGTGGAATTCAAAACTATATCAAATTATATTCTTTATCATTATTCTAAAAGCTAAATTTAGTCCTTTACATTTAATTTCCAAAAATAACACTTTAATTAAgtacatatcattttaaacttaatTAATTTGAGTTAATTtacttgtatttatttatttattttagttgacCTTAATTATATGAGGGAAGGATTATTTTCCGAATCAAATATGGATGTATTGTTGTGACTTCGATAAAtgaatgattttttaaattttggcATGACATGTTTAAAGAGATTGAAACattctaaatgaaataaatatatggaaaaaaattgtTGACTTTGGTATGATTGCTTTGTGAACGAACAATTGATTTTTATATagctatttattattattattatttttcaatacATCAACTTCGTCATATCTGAAAACCACTTCTTATGAAAGAAGTGCAATCGGTGCAGTTTTTCGTGAACAGATGATGTTTGCCTTTGAAGTTTGAAGCCAGTTGATTATCTTATTCGGAGCACAATAATGGTGTCCCGGTATTATATTATTGTTCAGTCATTTCATAATTttttctaaaattattttttaatttgattttgttCAATGGGCATCTCATATTAAGCATTTTCCATATAGGAGAAACAGATTTCAAAAGCATATTTGTGAAATATGAAACGTGTATGGATCTGATTCAGTAGTACTGTGGGAGGATCCCTAACATACCGAGAGGCTAGCCCATTATAAACTCTCTGTCTAGGGGTGTAGAACAAACAGGCATCTGTTTAGATTGATAAGCATCATGTTTAATTCAGCCATCGTATTGGATCAATCTGATGGTACTTCAAAAAGATTTTCAATTCCCGTTGTTCAGGAATTGGCATCTCAGCATCTTCAAAGCCTTCCTCAAAGGTATATCAGGTCAGAGAAGGAGCGCCCAAGTGCATGTCCTACTAGTCATTTGGATATCCCTATAATTGATATGAACATGTTTTTGGGGGAATCAGATATCTGCAGGCAAAAGGAAATGGAAAAGATTGGAATTGCATGTAAAGAATGGGGATTTTTTCAGGTGGGTAGGACGAAATTGATTGTAAGTTATATAATAGACTTCGGCTTTTATGAAAGAGGTGAACTGCATACCAATAGATTTGTCTATCTGAAACAGGTTTGAAATACAACTCTCTGTTTATATTTTAGTTTGACTCCATTTTAGTGCCCTGGACTACTATTGAAGGCAGTTTCAGTGTCATTTCTTGTGGGCACTTTTAAAGAATACATCTTATTTTACCTTATAGTTAAAGAAGAGTTACATTAATCACACACCATGTGTAAGTGGGATGTCTCTCCTTAAGAAAGCCATAGTAGTGATGATAAGATTCATATCAGTGTATAGTATGTAGCAAATTTTAGAGAGAAAATAGAAACTACAGGAAATGCAATTgttgtaaaaattatatatgtgCCATGAGCTATGTACTAAAATGAATTTTTATCGAATGATCCCCTGTTTTTGTGGAGATGTAATGTTTTGATAAGAGCTTTCCTGACCGAATTCGCAGGAGTTGCTTGTGCATCCTTTGTAGGTTGTGGTCGTTGCTTATGTGATGTGATACATCAGTAACTTACAAGCTATTTATTATAATGTTACTAACTTGATTACTTGCTAAGATAGTATGCATGTCTCTGTAAGAGGCTGTGAATCATGGAATTCCTCAGTCTCTCCTGGACAGGATTAAGGGAATTATGAGAGAATTCATTCAACTACCATTGGAAGAAAAACTCAAGTATGAAGTGCAAGAGCGTGACGGCTATGGCCAGGCCTTCATTGCCTCAGATAACCAAAAACTGGACTGGGTAGATAGGATGTACTTGACCATTTTACCCACAGAGAATAGACAAATGAAATTTTGGCCAGAAAAGCCTGTGGACTTCAGGTACCTAAATGATTGTTAATTCAGATGGTTGTGAGTCCTTTAAGATCATGTACAATTTATTGTACGGAATGGTTAAAATCAGATTATTGCAAATTATATATGATAACTAGTGTAATTGCCATTTATGCCAAACCTATTTGGTAAATTTGTATCGATGTAAACTCCTAGCTCTATGCTTTAATAGGAAAAACTTAAACAATGTTCGCATTTAGAGGGTTATAGTTGGCCAAATCACAGTTTGAGTAAGTCCAATGGTGAAGTCATGTAATAGTATACCTCATAATGGAAATCACATGTTCACTCGGATCACCTAAAAGCTACCTTTACCTTTACACTTTCAAACTACTGGAGCAAAGGGAAATTCAAAGTGATTAATAGTTAGTTGGTCCTGTGTAACATGAAAATTTCAGCTTACAATACCATATTTTTCAAAACTTAGCATGTAATGTTGATGGAATTTATCAAATGCAATTGGATTCAATTCAATTCAGGTTAAGAAGAAGCTCTTATTTTCATCTTACTTTGATTTTACTTATTTATTCTGATAATGGATCACAGAaggtgatctgaaatgttgatacaaaaaatAACACACACTCAAATCCAGAAACATTAATTCTAATACCTCTTATTTTCTTTAGAGATTTTTGACAGACCACCTCTTGACTTACTATACTAGACTTTATTTTCAATTTCATTATACTTTTTAGATATTTGTATATATTAATACTAATTTCAGTTCAATATTATAAGCCTCTTCTGTTATAACAAGTCTGAATGCCTATCCATTTGTATAGAAAATCTAccttttcaattttgttttctcAGTCGGTTCACTCAAATCTGTCATGATATCTTGTCTTAAATTGAAGAATTTGCTTGCCATGATAACCTGTTCCTTTCCATTCATATTATTTAACAGCTGATTGCTTTGCCCATTCTTGCAGAGAGACCCTGGATCAATATGCTACTGAAATTCAGAAACTTTGCAATACAGTTTTGcgtcttctttctgagaatattggCCTAAAATCAGATTATTTCATTAACATGCATGGGGAGATTTCCCTCTCAATTAGATGCAACTACTACCCACCTTGCCATAGACCAGATCTGGTTTTTGTCTTGTCTCCTCATTCAGATGGAGGTAGTTTAACAGTACTGCTGCAGGATGATGAGATAACGGGACTGCAGATCTGTAAGGATGGTGAATGGATTCCTGTTCAACCCATCCCAGGCGCGCTTGTTATCAATATTGGGGACATGCTTGAGGTATTAATAAGATAATATGAATGttgttatttttgaaaataattgtgtttattttgtttgtattaatattttagatcacactttatgatctacaatgaggaGAGATCTGAATAAAACAAGATATGACCTGAAACATTAATTCAAACAAAATAAATACAATTATATTATGAAACAATTAAACTCAATGCTCATGGATTTTGCAAACATGATGTTTACCAGGATAAGATGAATCTGGACAGTCTTTAGCTAAAATAGTCTGTGAGAACTATCAAAAAATAGTTACTTTTCAAAAAGATATATCTATAGGTATCTAGTTTTAAAATGATTTCTCCAAGCTTTGTAGTTTGTGTGATTGCCTTGTCTCTTCATGTATTAAGCAAAAGTCACTTCAATCCACCTTTATAATGTCTGAGACGTGGGCTTTAATAGGTATGGGTTAGTCTTGTGTCCTGTGAGCAATCAGCTCCAACTCAAATCTAATTTTTTGGTTGTGTTTATTTTAGGTGATGAGCAACGGAAAATATGAGAGCATTGAGCATCAGGCAGTCACCAATATGCACAAAGATCGAATCTCTGTTGCCATGTTCTATGCTCCAGGCAAGAATACAGAAGTGGGACCTGCCCCTGAGCTTATAGATGAGTTGCATCCATGCCATTACAGGAGATTCATCGTTGGTGATTATTTACAACATTTCTTGTCTAACAAGTTTGATaggaagaagaaaattgaatttgCTAAGATTATGTCTtagttttgatttcaattttcaatttaagaaCACATTTAATCGACCATGTATTTGAGCTTGTTAAGGTCTATTAGTGTCAGTAGGAGTTTTTGGAAAACGAtgtgtaaatataattaatatcaATGTTTCAGACTGTACttccaaataataataatattgcagAAAAACAATATATTTCTCTACTAATGTCAATTTTCAAATACAATCTGAAAATCGATGTTATAAATGCTTACTATCACCAAAAAAAACATCTAGAGAAACATTTCTCAGTCTTGAATGAAACACCGGCATCCTTCTGCTACGGCAAGAATTTCCTGACATCTCTGTAATCCACAAAGATTCTCATTGTAAGTAATTCAACTTTTGATGTTGATGCAGATTAATCTGATCTGCAGAGAAAACTCTGGCTGGAGCACAAAATCCATGAACCATGAACACTAAAATCAACAGAGAGTATACAAGATtccacaaaggaaaagaaaaaagaagtaAATTTTTCATTTAGGGACTGAAAAACGGTATACACTCTGCAAAAATGGCATAAGCTTAGCTCGGCACAAAGTCTTTCCCCCTTCTTCCCTTTTCTGGTAGTTGCAACCCCATCTCCTCCCCACCACATCATAAACAACATTTCccatttccattaaagaatttgTAATAGGCATCCCCTTTATCCTCATTTTAATCCTCTGTTTTACTATTTTTTCTTCCAGGGGCTGGGCCTCCAAGGATATTTCATTTTGCATGATAATATCCTCAATTGAGAAATCTAGAACTCATTCAACAGATTGCGAGGGGTAAAAAGTATTTGGCGCCTGATCATTCATAGAGCAGCTCTGATTTCTCTAAACAAAATATTTTTCAGGCTTTCCTTTTTGGGTCTCCATTCCTGCAGCTTGATCAACCTCGTTTGAGATTCCAACAGAGATGGGTAATTTGATTTCTTGTGTCCCATTTGGTTGCAACTGAAGCATATGAATCATTCAAAATCCACACATCATGAGAGGATTGACTCTGAATAGACCAGACCACCGGGGTAGTCAAATCAACCAATTCACAAACCCTAGCGTGGTCGCCCTGAACCCAATCCCTTTGCGGGCTATCATACCTatatctagaagattccctatttagAACATTCCCAACAAATTTCTTCACTAGGAATTTTTCCGAGTAGTTGTTCAATTAAGATTAAACATTTTCATCGAGTTGTCAAGGTTTTTATAGTGATTTCCATTTCCTTTAGTTAGTAAACAACATTCAATCGTACTAAAACTTGCTTACTTTCTAGACAATTTATATACCCTCAGAGTAATAAAATCTAGATATTGTTATTTGCTGTTCTGGACAGCTGGACAGTTTAATGTTTCCTTTTCTTGACAGTCTTTTGActgtttatttataatttttattgcattcttttaatatatatatataaaaaggagaTTAGCCCCCCCCCAAAAAATCTATATATTTAACCTCCAAAATTCTCCCAGTTAAGATTTGATTTGtcatattataattaaaaaaagaaaGCGTTTCTTATCATTCTATACGTGGAGAGTAGCTTATTTATAGCTAATATAGTAACTCACAAAACTCATTCCAAACATACTTTTATCAATCTATTATGCGCAAAAAGGTATGTCATGTGAGTCCTTGACCCAACAAATTTCACCACAAGAAATTTTTCTTGataatcatataaaatctattCAACCAACAATTGAGGAAGAATAATCACGATAAGATTTGTTATCCAATTAAGAGGGCAATCGCAAGCAAGAGGGTTCAACATTTCCCTCCATTAGCAAGTTGTTGGGTTTTCATATTTGTCTCTACCTTCTTCAATTGAAATATAAATCTAACTTTGGTAAATAGTGTCTACTTTCTAATTGAGCTATATCCACTTCTTCCATTACTTTGGTGTGATAAAACCAATACATTTGACCTCCAAATTTCCATCAATTAGAATTTTATTTGCCAACTCATAATTAAAAAAGAGTATTTCTCCCCACCATAAGCTTTATGTCGTtccacaaataatttttttttaaacacattAGAAGCTCATTCAACAATTAAGGACTCATATGCCACACTTTTTTATtataatacatttacaataataagtgGAACGGGTTAATGAATTACTACATTGACTATAGATAAGTCACTCTTGCAACACCTCTATACAAGGCTCAAAGACTCAAAGACCATACTTTTTTGTAGCATAAATTTACATTAGTCACTACAACAATAGAAAATTCACATTGACTAAGATAAGTGATTGTTGCAAAACATTTGATTCAAATTCACAAGATCTAGAGTGGACTTCTAAGACCCCCTCTTCCACCTCAACTTAAGCAAGTACAAACTCTACACCTTCCAAATTCCATGAACCTAAGCCAAAAGATAGAGTAGCCTAATAATTAGAGCCATCCTGATTCAAATCTTCCAATTCAATGTCACTCTCCTCATCCACTAATACCCAAGTGAATATTCTCTATGTATCTTTGTGTATGCCTTACACAAGATTGACCAACTTTAAATGTCATAGTCAATAGCTAAcaactctttatatatatatatatatatatatatatatatatatacctcattattcaTGTGTTGAATAGAATGATCTTTCATAAATTAAATGACTAGATTTGTTCAGATtgattgaaaaacaggttttaaggacccgaaaccattacaacatagatagaaagaaagctgagaaaataagagtccacatacagagtgactggtcaaaagaccagcgaacagaaagaacagctaaacaacaaaaaacagcaaagaaaccaaggagacactacatagcaattttcttAAGCAAATCCTATGCCTTTATCactagctcatcataggtcaccccgaCTGCTTTCAGCTCCTCcaagtccttattcactttcttttccttcctgttCCCatgggtgcgggttctgggacctggggcttcccctgttccttcaatGTCCATGTCAATTTcttggatttccttttcatcatcgagcttgctgatgagggtatgggtgttgttggctgagattttcagaatgctgaggctctgctccgcaatgttcttaaggcactcctctatcttttcCACTTTGGCGACTGTGTCCGAGagcattttttcactagtttccaccagggtttttctgtcctgtatctccttttcaaatttctcaaacctaggattaaaggcatctctgatgtcttccgctttagcaatagtgttctTTAGGTCCTCAATATAATTGGCCaaagtgttcccctctccaatgttaatggtctctaggatcaagactctgttgcagagttttttgtactcatccgtagttttcttattcccatcaataagccattctattATATCTAAAATTTGTTGTTTGATTGTTTCCATCACAATTtcctaaaatatatatattaaaatatattatatctaAGGAGTGTAATATTTACTATGAAGGAGAGAGTATTAAATTGATAGTTGCCAATTTCATTTTATTCTTTTCCATGTATCTTTATATTTAGAGTAGGAAAATGAATGTTTCCTCTAAAATAATAGGGGTTTATTTCAATGAtgatttgaatatttattatttaattcaatAATTTTTTTGTAATGAATTGGTAAATTTCTTCTTATAGAGACTTTATCAATTAAAAACGGTCTTGTTATTTTTGATATTATAGTTTCCAAACAAAATTCTATCACATCCTTCATTTTAGGAGAGTAAatactaaataaattaatcaaacataaattaaaaaaaaagtctaTGAGGGAATATTAATGAGACATGGGTGGTTGAAGAAAAGGGGACAAAAGGGACAAAAAATACTGTAGAGTATATGGAATGTAAGGATTAGATGACAAAGAGCTTGTAGATTTTGTATGGGAAACCATTTGTACCCATTAATGGGGTAAGATAGGTGTTACTGTGTAGTAGCATAGGAAGGCATGTATATCCTTCAAAGCATAAATGAAAAAAGTTTTTTTATTAGATGAGATCAAAGGTGAGAGTGTGTAGAGAGGAGAGGAAATAAGGAGTGCAACATAATATGGTAGCTACTTTAAAAACTCATTTTTGCCTCTATGTTATGGAAGATGCCAAGATTGAGCAAGTGTGTGTGCATAGGTCTTGTGATGCAGTGGAAATTGGGTTCACTAGTCTAAACTATCAATCAAAACCATTCACATTAAAATTAACATACATTATTCTTTAATCAATATGCCCAATTTCAGACCCTTGCGAGAGTTGGGCACTAGGTTTaattactagcaattgcaccttagtgtgcaatgggcaTGCCGAAGATGTGTGGAAggtaaatcacaaaaaaaaaggtCTATTTTTAGCATCCATTTGTGCAATACATGAAGTCCattgaattcttttttttttttttttgtaggtaaTGGGTCGAAGTCAATaaagtgtacataccctacccccttgtgggatttgaaattGTGACCTCTTTTTCAAGATCACAAgctctccaccactaggccaacttaggttaTACAATtgaaaaatgatgttgtttgtgcaacaaaggttacAATGGATAAGAGATAGCTTCATGTgaattatgcatccacttacaaagatctggacaactaaaagaaaacctttgaaataataacataatcaaGATCTATTACCAATAGGACctttgaaataataacataatcaaGATCTATTACCAATAGGCTTAtattattttttcaatatagagagtgggagagagagagatacataggGACAAAATGaaggagagatagaggggggaagagCGAGAGAGAAATGGGGTaaggatatggagagagagagagagagagagagagagagagagagagagagagagagagagagagagagagagagagagagagagagagagagagagagagaggtgggggccatatagaaagataaagagatacaaatatgaaggtctagaaagagggagatatatacGGAAGGATTGAGAGAAATATGTCAAGAGATAAATGGGgatagaggaagatagaggtagatatatctatgaagagaaagagaaatagagatatatgggaagataaATGAAATAAGACATGAAGGTAGAGAAATagagagggggatagggagggagTGAGGCAAGGAGATATGGGTTGAGGAGGGTTGTTAACCTTTGAGGTGGACTAAAGGATGGAATAGATCTAATTATATTTCAATATTCTCACAATACAAGGATAACCACCCTTGAGATTGCAGTTTGCAAGCATTTCCACTAAATTCCTAATGTGGTTCACTATAAGGAATATGTCTTGAACCAAATATTAATGATATTATGGTGTATTGATATGGATTTGAATGATGTTTACATGCATTTATATGCTATCATTGATTTTTAATGTCAGTTTCTAGTGATTAATATTGTTTGTAGGACCTAAAGCAAGATTATACTATTAAGGGCATTACAATTGACAATTTTGTTATAaagttatatttataaatataatgcaTTTCTCATCTTAATTTAGATTTAATGTTTCAAGACTAAATTCAACTAAATCCCAAAAATGGACATTATAGAAATCATATTTGCATAGATTAATGGTGTGATATCAATTTGGTATTTTACTAACACAAGTTAAATAGATAATAGACATCTCAAGAATGGTATCACTtgacatattatatatattattattatttaatatatgtatGCTAGTTATGTTTTGTTTTTATGCATTCTATCACATAATATCTATGATTTGCTATGTTGCTGCTTTTCAAAAATTAAATATATCATTCAATATTGTCTAACATAATCATTttcttttttaacttttttttaatgatagattatataatatcaaaagatcaaatattattaaatttaaataatataataattaaaaaaaattgcatttggaaTCTGGATGGTGTTAGCCAATGCCATggaatctagaaagaaaaatatTGCTAATAAAAAAGAACAATTTTAAACAATATTTCTGCAACCACTTGTCGGCCTCCGCCATGAAAGAAGGGCTAAGAGGAACCATCATAATGCAAAATTCGTGCTCATTTAGGGCTTCGTCGCCATCCAAATCTCCTTCCTGCACCATTGCTTGTATGTCTGAATCTGTCAAAGATTCCATGCCTAAAACAACAGAATTTCTCTTTAGACTTTCAACGGTGATCAGGGCAAAGGCAGATATAGATGCGACAAAGTTAGTATACAAGGTAGAAACATAATCATTTGACCCCGAAGTTAGGGTTTTCGATCCCATTTTATCTTTGAATATAGATCTACGCCCTCTAGTAGCAAAGATACAGGTAGCTTAGGTAGGCATATTAAGATTGAGACCCGACATAAGTGCCAGTTCTTTAGCAAGGCACTTATATATTAagattgattttatatttaatttatataattttatattataattatctttacaATATTGTAAATAAGATATTATTtaacataaattgatttatttttaattgcaTTAGAAGATTAAatttattagatttccacaatccatgatagattTTATGAGAAATTTTCTGGATTCAACTACGTAAATGATTTTTACATCAACATTTCTGGTCACACTACATGAACCATCATTAGATGTAAGAGAGCAACTACATGAGAAAAATGAAAGTAAGTAGACTTAGTTTGATTGAATAGATGACATGGAAAGATGAGGAgcacaaagttcaaaatcaaaggaaataaaagaaataagaaaaagaaaaccataaattaaaagaaagaaaaaaagtttaGAAGTAATAGTTAAAAGGGGGGAATAATTGAAAGGGAGAAAATAAAAGGGAAATGAACAAAGAAAGGAaataaaaagctaaatgctaaacaATTTGATAGTTTACATAGTGTGCcctaaaacgttgatgcaaaatcttttaaacaat contains:
- the LOC131055922 gene encoding protein SRG1-like, with the protein product MFNSAIVLDQSDGTSKRFSIPVVQELASQHLQSLPQRYIRSEKERPSACPTSHLDIPIIDMNMFLGESDICRQKEMEKIGIACKEWGFFQSLLDRIKGIMREFIQLPLEEKLKYEVQERDGYGQAFIASDNQKLDWVDRMYLTILPTENRQMKFWPEKPVDFRETLDQYATEIQKLCNTVLRLLSENIGLKSDYFINMHGEISLSIRCNYYPPCHRPDLVFVLSPHSDGGSLTVLLQDDEITGLQICKDGEWIPVQPIPGALVINIGDMLEVMSNGKYESIEHQAVTNMHKDRISVAMFYAPGKNTEVGPAPELIDELHPCHYRRFIVGDYLQHFLSNKFDRKKKIEFAKIMS